tctgcatacaaatctaaataaaatgtacCTAAAGCTGTCTGAATGATAAATATTGTTGCACCATGTCCCTCGTTTTTATATGTAGTTATAACTGCTTGTAAAATACGACAGACTTGTTGAaagtttgtttcaaattttaattcgaatcgCATCGACTCtggtaaaaattttactttgtcTTCCCCATTTGTGGATATactgcaaaagaattactttaTAATCATTTTCACAGGCTAGTAAAAGCGTAATTCagattttgtatattatacactGTATCCCGTTCTTGAATGTACAACGTGTTCATATTAGGCATCTGATTTGACGAAACAGAATCCAAAACAAATATATGAGCTCTTTTAGttgcatttaaaaaaagtcCCCATAAAGCTCTTTGATGGTTTGAACTCCAATGATgatataggaaaatataattagtttcattaagctgaaataaaacagatattcttttagaacgaagaaaaaattacaagttaAAATACCATTACATTTTTAAGATATGATTGCACAGCAACACTCTTGTATTCTAACTGATCTAGGGCAAATGTATCTGCACCATCTGCCATGGTTCGTGCTGCCTTAGGATCAACTGTACAAACGCATCCTAATTGAAGAATAGCTCTAAACTCTAGTGACATTTGAGTTTCATAAATTCCTTCAATTTCTGGTCTACTCATATCTTCTAAAAGCTCCCTATGGACAAATTAGGATAatttagataattaaatataaaatatcatcaaACAATTTAAAGAGTGAAACTCACTGACTGTATAATTGGAACTGTGTTTCCGGCACagtatattgatataaattatatataggtCGAGATCGTGGAAGAACTTTCTTGCTTTCTTTCCAAGATACTTTTTTACCTGGTTCCGGATTAGGTTTAGGTTTACgagtatttacataaaatatacgagGTATTATAAGGCGCAATTGATGTAAATCTCTATCAACTAATACCCATAATCGATATAAACCAGGCTTGTTTGTTGGTGATAtctaaatcgataaattaattatttaaatcattcaatacaattattgaattttaaatatcattgttaaaaaagaacatttttcttacttGAATAATTTGCCATGGATTCATAAGCAATTTTCTTTGAGTTCGCTTGAAAAAGCCACCCAATGTAGATGTATTGGTATCTCTTGCAACACCCCAAGAAACTTCATCTCCATCATTGTTAGAACGCTTATTCTTCTTGCTCTTCTGATATTCAGCCCTTTGCTTAGCTTGATGAGCCCATTTCTGTTTGTGGAATTCCAACcattttaatctttcttcctttgttgTTCCCATTGGTGGTGGTGAACCTAGAACTTCTTTCCAACTTTTATTTGCATTGTCTGCTTCGTTTCCTTCTAAAAACTgtcgttttcttttattaacaaCTGGCAATGACTGCTTAGAAGTTGAGGGTTTCCCGGCGATATCCTCTATATCGCATGTTTCAGATGATTCTATATCTTGGTCgccaatatttttttctttatctttagGCATCATGGTAAACATATCAGTaatctttttttgtttatgcGTTGCACTTCTTTCCATTACTCTTTTATGCAACCAGTCCGGGTGCTTCACTCTAGGAACCGGATTGGATaactaaaaaagaattattctcCTATTGTTATGTTTAAAttaggaaatttcaaatatctagataaataagataaatactCCTTGCATTGCTGCTggaattgtaataattttttgaatagCACTTCCGAGTCTTTCAATATAATAACTCCAATCTAAAATATCCCGTATGTCGTCGCTTTGTAAACTAGAATCTTTTAACCATTTTCGTAAATAGTATTTTCTTATTGCAGGTTCCGATTGAAATATTGCTAATGGTATTGCCCTAAttgtataacgaaatatgtaattttattgtcatacaattttcttcataCAGAAGCAAAACTTCATCCCTACCGTTCTGTAACTGGTGCGCCTTGAGGTTTATTAGCAATAATGTATTTACATGCTAAGCCAGCATCTTTAATCATTTGATCACCTAAAAATTCTGCTAATCTTTTAGCAGTAGAAATAGACGTCGACTTTTGACTTCCATATTCCTCCAGTTTTCGTGACATTGATTTGTTTTCGGATATAAGTTCAAATAACTCCGAATCTGGCATATCTGCACACtataaagatttatatatttagttattaataTGTTACATGTAATGGAATCAACAATATTGGATATTTACTTTGCTATAAAGAATATCAAGCCAATAATCTGCATCTTTAGCTACTGACGCATAGCACTCTTCTAATGTGCTACCTTTTAAGAAAGATTCGAATACGGACGTCTGAAAAACTTTTATTAGCTGCAGTTCACCTCTTCGTTTTACTTCAAAACCTTTCAGTTCAGCCAAAGAACCGTCGAAGTTGAAGACTGCGTATcgtttttttaatcttttcccttcttctttcgctGCAGGTAATACCATAGCTAAATAGGGACCATCCACTTCAAAAAATATAGAGTTTTCACtcttaattttatacgtaaGATTTTCAGGATCGACGAGTTCATGGTATACGTCATTAGTAAATTGATcctataaacaatataaaaatgatacaaaaaaaGAGCTctagttaataaaaaaaatgttgttgCGATTCTGATTTACCTTCACCATAAAATTAAGGACAGCATTCGGATATGATACtaccaatttctttttctttgggTGAGTAGTATGAACGACAACATTATCAGGAAAAGATGCCGGTAGAACGCACCAGATTCCATCCGTATCTAACTCTAAAGGTCGACCAACTTGTTCGATAATTTCTCTAGCTCTCATAATAATGTGTGCCCCCGTGTAACATACTATGCCACCCATCTCCATACTAAACCATCGAGACCTAACATACCgaacattatattaataattttaaatataagaaaagataaatatacataccCTTTTCTCATAACGTATCCATAGAAGGAATTTAAGATACATTTATGTGCCAGTTGTAATGAATCATATAGCACTTCTCGATTTTTAGCAGATTTAATATCAGCAGCATCTCCTTTTGCTACGGCTGCCGCTACCTCTTGTTTAGCTACCTTAGTAAGCGCCTTGTATTCATATCTCCTATCTCTAAACGCTCGTACAGTGTCAACATAAAATGAATTCTCTTTTTGGCAAATCGTTTGTGTTCTTTCTTCCATGCTAGTAATCTTAACTTTCTTGTAAGCTTTCTTACAGTATTCTGTGAGTCGTTTCTTCTCATACGATGCTTGTTCCTCTTTAGATAATTCATGATATGCCCTACGAGTTCCGCCTGGGAATTGCGgtggaaatttttcattttcaagttGTTGCTGCATTCGTTGATATTCACTTAAAGTTGCAGTAACTGAAatcaagtaaaaatatatgtttgtatgTAAGactaaattttaacaaatattatttacgcATCTTGTTGTCTTACAATATTCTCCTCTCCACATCCACTCCATTTTTCTTTGACAAAGTGCTCCCGgtttattataattgcatGCAGCACATACAGTTTCATCGACCATCGCGGATGGTTGAAGACGATtggttaaaataatatttggatACATAGCACCGACATCTAAGTGATATATTACGGGGTTCTCTAATCTCAATGGTTGATTTCTTAAAcctttcaatttcattgtaatttcttCAACCACTTCCTCAAAATTTGTAACCATTTCCATGGgcactttttcttcttcttgtatAGCATGCTTTAATGCAGATTCAATGccatttattaattcttctaCTGCACTTGGTACTATTTTAAAACGACAAGGAATATCGGCTCTGAAAACACCAGATTCTAAAGCTTCAACATGCCCTCCAACATACGTTTCTTGGTCCAATAAATGACCATCTTTCGTAAATTTGTTGAATTCCTGCTCCTGTTTGTTAGGAAATATAATGTTAGCTTGAAAAGCTTGCACCATTAAGAGAGATTCACATAATGTACCAGATCCCTTTCTAAGTACCtgtaaatgaagaaatataattgatatcaTCTTTACTATAGCCTGTTATATAACTTACTTCATCTGGTTCCATAGGAATAATGGTACACAGAGCAAATATGAAAGGATGAACATATTTATAGTAAAGATAATACGTTGCCACTGCATCAGAAACAGAATAATTTGCGAGAGTCTCTGGGTCCTCAGACGCCAATCTACACATATCTTCGGGATCCAGTTCCACTGGATTATATCTAAGCTTTGCCTTTGCTACAGCTTTTAAATTCTGAGAACCTACAGGAAGGTACGAATCGCGCCTGACCCAActgcaatgaaaattatatattggaAGAAGCTCTTTGTGCAATCGTTCTTTTTGCAGTTCTATATGatagtttcaataaatttagttttatatattacagtaCCATAAACAGTCCATATGCATGGCTGGTCTACTGCTGTAAACTCCATCACGATTTTTAGAAAAACCAATTCTGTCTTTCATATCCATGTTATGAAAAGCTGCTCTAGTCTCTACAAATGGCCAATCGAAAAAATCACCGTTGTATGTTACGAATATATGCGGTCGAATATCGTTTATGTGAtcgaaaaatctttttattgtgGCCTTTTCATTAGGTTCGTTGAAAACTGTAAAAAATCCCTCAAACTCCGGTTTTGGGGTATACTCAAAATTTTCGATAtcatttgcaattatttctctatttgttattaaatatccctgaaaatgtaaatatgtataaaatatacttaaagCATCAAGTGAGTATTAAAATAAGACATTTTTCATACCTGCCCATCAATCATATATGAGATCATCATAATTTGGTCAGTATCAGCATCTGGAAATTTCAGAGGAAGTTTTGTAGTTTCAATATCATATGCCAAAACAATTGGATCAGGTGGTTCAATAAGATCATCTCTCTTTGTAATTGTTGGTACATCATTTCCTCTTGTTTTCACAGAATACCAGTTACCACAACAAATTTTCATGTCTATGGAGACACGAACATGATGTGGTACATCGTATTCTCTGTAGAAATATATGCACATcgttaacataaatattatacttaatataTAAGTGAAAGTATATTACCTGATATCAAGAATATTATCCATAAAATCTATGGTTTGCTTCTTAATATCTCCTGTACCCTGTTCTGTGTTTAGTACATCTGATAACATGTTTGAATAATAGGTATTATGCTTTTCACGTTCCTTATTTAACTTTACAGCTTTCATAACACCACGTCTGACTTTATTCAAGTCCAcagtattaataaaagaaatttttaaatatttctgttttaaacCAATGAGGTGATTTGACTAAAAAAAAGACGATAGAGAATTATCAGTTCCAACATCTTTTATAcctacttttaattttatcataccAGATCAAGATCTTCTTTATAAATAGTCTGTActttatgtattaaattagtatactttttatttaaaccaGTAGAAACTTCCTCATATGTATCctttttgcataaaatataaaaatatggattaTAGGGAtaggaaattttaaatctaGTACAGTCttcttctaaaaaataatagtcTACACCACTCATtaatcttttatcattttccataatttctgtctataaaaaagtaaaataatttaaggaACGATTACAAAgcaattcataatattttatatggtTTCTTATACTTACCGCATgcatattaataagaaatccTGTTCTTTCCTTCGTATCAGTTACTCTATGAAAACCATATAAACCAtctattcttatattttcattaacttcGTTTACCCTGTTGCCCCCTGAAATCTCTctaaagaaatgtaaaaagagtgaataaattacaaaaatactaGTAATCCataatatactttaaattacaatttaattaccCTGATGCATTTCCTTCTTGACTTTGATTATTCCCTGTATTTTCCTTAAACGGTCGAAACTTCCCTGTATTTTGTAAACTTGTCATTTTGTACGATAATCAATTACGTAAACTATAAGCaactttaattataaacaatatgtCACCaattaatataagaaaaacaGATATTATCAGTTATCATTTGACAAGGCACTGTGTTACTCCAGGCATGTGTGTACAGGTTGTAATTTGCCCGCCAATAGATCTTATGGGTCTATACATATGTGTGTAACAAGAGAGAGAATAAGAAgagaatatttctaataaaaatacatgatATGTAAGttgaataacaataaaaattatacttgtTTTTGTACACAatatacttttacatttttaaaaattaattaatccataTTTTCAAGTAATACATATGCAAGTATATATGATATTGCCATTTTAGTTAAAAGCCATCTTTCAAAACTCAATCTcatcatttcttttatttctttctttactctaaaaatttacaacacatttttaaatatcttaaagattagactttttatatataaattcaatcaattgtaatatattaagtCAGCATTATGAGAAATTTACTAGAGATATGATCTACAAGCGCAAGGAAAAATCCCGAGACTTATCGATttggaaaaaggaacgaaattGTAGGTGGCTCCACGACAGTAATGTGGTTCGACAACAATCGTTAAGTAAATTGACTTCGCGATTTAAGTGAACGTAcagagatataaataaatgagaaaattagATACACAAGAGGCCTGGGGTGCCGAAAGGTTAGAAGCGCAACTAGAAGCCGCTCGAGATGGTCTTCGAGGACTCGATCGAAGTATTCGAAAGATTTTGGGCCGGGATCTCCCTGATGGAGAAAACGGCCCGCTACAACCACCACCCAGGTtaaattctgaataatttatttccaaacaCCCTTAAACCATCATAGCAAAATgctatttcataaaatatacatctTGCCCAATAGTTCAATAATCTTTGAATGAAACACTGTTGTCTACAAACATAACCTATTCCATTTCGATAATTTCcactttattaaattatacgtgATCTCATTGTATTTACTTACGATATCGTAGTAATGTTGTAATGAGAGCTTTATTTGTTTAAGTGCACGATATATAATTACCAAACTTGATagtgataaatattcattccaCTTAACTATGTAACCTTattaaaataggaaaagaagactatgtgtatatttattgaaatattcttctgcatttataatttcaatagatTATCACAAAAGAGACCATTGCAAGAGGATAGAAGGCGTGTTGTTTCTGATTTTGTCAACAATGAACTCCCTGGTGGAAAAAGAAGATGGCAAGGTTCAAACGGTGAACCAAAAACAGTTTTCAGTCGGTTAAGTGCACGTGTTCCTTCTAATAACGATGATAGTGCCGATGAAGATGATAATGTTATTAAGGTAGAATTCTGTAACAATATGCTCATTTTCACTGATATATTGttttaagtattattattcaatGGGTATTTTAGCCAGCAGTGTCTTCGAGAGTGATAGCAACACCAAGAGAGATTCCATCTAGACAGGAAGTTATTAGACGGGAAAGAATAGATGAACGTAGCAGGCAAAGGAATAAACGAATGTTTGGTGCTCTTTTAGGAACATTACAGAAATTTCGGCAGGAAGAAACTAAACTGAAAGCAAAGGTATATTTCTCTACTCGatacgaaaaagaattttttttcatatttctgaaaataacaAATCTTTGTAGGAAGATAAAAAAGCAGAAGTAGAGGCAAGAGTAGAAGAAGccagaaggagagaaaaggaagaactACGACGAGAAAGACAACAATTATTCTTATCGCGTAAACGGCAACTAGCAGAAGTCCGAGCACTAGAGGCAAAATTGGCGCGCAGCCGACAATTTCAAGATTGGCGCGCGGCGCAATTACCACTTGCTTCGTTTATAAAAACGCGTGCCCAACCTCCTATTTATTACGTACCAAAGCGTAAACACCCACAAACTGATATTCTACTAGCGCAATCTGCGAAAGAACTTCATGGTACGCATTTCGATAAAGAGCGttaagtataaattttaaataaaaggaattatAATATGCGTTTGTTCTATATTACAGAGGAGATTGAAAGAAGGGAGAAGGCATTGATCGAAGAGCTGGAACTTATAGAAGTGCAAGTAGGTCTTGGAAAACatcaacaaaattttgatGGATCCGCAACGTTAAATACAACAGTGGAAGTTCCACAGTCGACggaggaaggagaagaaaatcgTGATCCAAATCCAGAGAAGAACTTAGAATCAGAGAATAATGAACCGGTTGACGTTTCCATGAAATCCGACAAGgatgaaaattacgaaaacacgaatgatattgaaaagaaggaggaagtAAAGGTAGACGAAgcaaaagatgaaaataatggCTAGTATTAAATGTACTTAcaataattgtacatattacGTACATTGAATGGTCCAACGAAGGAGAAGATGTTTTTCTTACACAACATTTTACATGTATgaatgaattttacaattttcaaagaaaacatTTCACTTTTTACTTGTCAtcatatagatataaattcaTTCTCTTCATGGAATTACGTACTCATTCTGTCATCATTCGTCAAGTAGCGAACGTTATTCAGACTTTTCTTAGACGTAAGAAGAAACACTATGATCGGGAATATAGTTGCATTTCATTGGaaccaatattttttaaatgttatatatttgtatcatGGATGttgtagaatattatttaagtaattaCCATCTTGTAAGTAGGACGAGAACCTTGAGAAATAAGTCGATAAATGACGATAAACAGTCGTGAATTGAATCGATACATTTATAGTTTGGGAACATTATGTAAAATAGTCCGCTCATTGTTTTCTTCGTATCAGCATCTGTCTTTTAATACGTATGTGAAGAAGAGAAGCATTGAATAAATGATTTAATGCTTTACGTGTatcgtagaataaaatataaatttcaatttcgagcATATCTGTTGGTAACATAGtatagttaaaatatttacgaaaatttgtatgtttgtgtttcgtcctttttctttttttttttttttttttttttttttttttttttttttttttttttttttttttttttttttttttttgtacacCATATGTACGATACACATTAATTACGACGGATAAAAAGTCGATCACCTTTTCCTATAGCAATATTAGTAGATACTTGttacataaaatcaatttgaatttattaccTTAAGAgagataatttttcttttgtttttattaaataagaaataaataaatttttgaattacatgtatttttaaataaattaagaatgaACGAGATCCTTCTATGTACATGTCCATTTCGTTTTCAGTTAAGTTCTGTTACat
This sequence is a window from Bombus pyrosoma isolate SC7728 linkage group LG10, ASM1482585v1, whole genome shotgun sequence. Protein-coding genes within it:
- the LOC122571363 gene encoding pinin, with the protein product MRKLDTQEAWGAERLEAQLEAARDGLRGLDRSIRKILGRDLPDGENGPLQPPPRLSQKRPLQEDRRRVVSDFVNNELPGGKRRWQGSNGEPKTVFSRLSARVPSNNDDSADEDDNVIKPAVSSRVIATPREIPSRQEVIRRERIDERSRQRNKRMFGALLGTLQKFRQEETKLKAKEDKKAEVEARVEEARRREKEELRRERQQLFLSRKRQLAEVRALEAKLARSRQFQDWRAAQLPLASFIKTRAQPPIYYVPKRKHPQTDILLAQSAKELHEEIERREKALIEELELIEVQVGLGKHQQNFDGSATLNTTVEVPQSTEEGEENRDPNPEKNLESENNEPVDVSMKSDKDENYENTNDIEKKEEVKVDEAKDENNG